One segment of Juglans microcarpa x Juglans regia isolate MS1-56 unplaced genomic scaffold, Jm3101_v1.0 JmScfU0010, whole genome shotgun sequence DNA contains the following:
- the LOC121245236 gene encoding UPF0481 protein At3g47200-like has protein sequence MEDEGEEFETSNEQSNYGSTLNVVLDPTFGNIGHEEAAANSGIGGEEDDNPNYEESQSRIVVPEHAIRILDNERQNHVIISGSGWSTLKVPVPMFKVDKGAYVPMVVSIGPFHHNEPSLQAMQTQKRQFLDRLIRNRTGQPILEKGLKNAMRELEEKTRDFYAYDFQAIKPDDFVHMMLLDGCFIVELLRLYEKKYVGEPFFKTRWMRTNISRDLLLLENQLPMFVLQKIFELTTLTGEETLNMLALRFFEPLRIGKDKFETWTLNKHANGEYIHLLALFHSTLISGDNICPPQPAKSEKKKSHLKLPGKGWVHNAKTLGYAGIKFQKNSGSILNIQLKGKTLKIPTIVIDDSTNPVLRNLIAYEQNNCDVDPYFCCMALFLDSIVDTVEDVKILRDVGIIKHAMGGDQEVANLFNRLTKELVFDIDEEDCYMTKQIGKINRLCRVHEIKVRIRRVLARMNFTGLIHTCFSILITVLVIMMEARPNNSNDNFSNTQESPPPLSSRNG, from the exons atggaagatgAGGGAGAGGAATTTGAAACCAGTAACGAACAATCAAATTATGGGAGTACTTTAAATGTAGTTTTGGACCCAACTTTCGGCAATATTGGTCATGAAGAAGCAGCTGCTAATTCTGGCATtggtggagaagaagatgacaaTCCAAATTATGAAGAGAGTCAATCAAGAATAGTTGTTCCTGAGCATGCTATCCGAATCCTGGATAATGAGAGACAAAATCATGTTATCATTAGCGGATCAGGATGGTCAACATTGAAGGTTCCTGTACCTATGTTCAAAGTCGACAAAGGAGCTTACGTCCCCATGGTTGTCTCCATTGGTCCATTTCATCATAATGAACCAAGTCTACAAGCCATGCAAACTCAAAAACGGCAGTTTCTTGATCGCCTAATTCGAAACCGAACAGGGCAGCCTATCCTTGAAAAAGGTCTTAAAAATGCCATGAGAGAATTGGAGGAAAAGACTAGAGATTTTTATGCATATGACTTTCAGGCTATAAAACCTGATGATTTTGTGCACATGATGCTCCTCGACGGTTGCTTCATTGTAGAACTCCTGCGTTTATACGAG AAAAAATATGTGGGGGAGCCCTTTTTCAAAACACGTTGGATGCGGACAAATATCTCTCGTGATTTGCTTTTGCTTGAGAACCAACTCCCTATGTTTGTGCTGCAGAAGATTTTTGAACTTACTACCTTGACGGGGGAGGAAACTCTGAATATGCTTGCTCTCAGGTTTTTTGAACCCTTGAGGATTGGGAAGGACAAATTTGAAACATGGACGTTGAACAAGCACGCCAATGGCGAGTATATACATCTATTAGCTTTGTTTCACTCTACCTTAATTTCAGGGGATAATATATGTCCGCCGCAGCCTGcaaagagtgaaaagaaaaaatcacatCTTAAGCTTCCTGGGAAAGGTTGGGTGCATAATGCCAAAACACTTGGTTATGCTGGTATTAAGTTCCAAAAAAATTCTGGTAGCATTCTCAACATACAGCTTAAAGGCAAAACGTTAAAGATTCCAACTATTGTCATCGATGATAGCACCAACCCTGTGTTGAGGAACTTGATAGCCTATGAACAGAACAACTGCGATGTAGATCCATATTTTTGCTGTATGGCGTTGTTCTTGGATAGCATTGTGGATACGGTCGAGGATGTCAAGATTCTTCGTGATGTCGGGATTATTAAACATGCAATGGGTGGAGACCAGGAGGTGGCGAATCTTTTCAATAGACTCACTAAGGAGCTAGTGTTTGATATTGATGAAGAGGATTGCTACATGACCAAGCAAATCGGAAAGATCAACCGTCTTTGTCGAGTGCACGAAATCAAAGTTCGAATTCGCCGTGTTCTTGCCAGGATGAATTTCACTGGATTAATCCACACATGCTTTTCCATCTTGATCACAGTCTTAGTAATCATGATGGAAGCACGGCCTAATAATTCAAATGACAACTTCTCAAATACTCAGGAATCGCCTCCACCTTTGTCTTCAC GAAATGGTTGA